The genomic DNA GCATGCACATAGTTCTTCCATTTCCCCTGCTTCTGCATCTTCAGCTTCTCTATGAATAACCATGTCAGATTTTGCAAATTGGATATGTCCAGTGAGGACTTTTTCCTGTAGCGTAGAAACCAGCTTCTTTGTGGATGTGGTGGAAAGGTGGATTGCTGCGTAGATTAGCTCCGGCCCATCCTAAAATTAGTCAATTATcttctatggaaaatgaaaactgatAAAGAAAATATTGCCTCTGCTAATCACATGGTAGATTATTGAATGATAAATTGCTGACCATCGGAATTTTCTCTTGCAGATCCTTATCACTGGACTTTTTAATGAAGGTCAATTGCACAATGCAACTTCCACAATATATTGCATCTGTGGAGGTACATGTAGTCCTGTAGAAATTGTCCAATCTGGAGTACTCCGCTGTATGGTTTCACCACATGCCCCCGGATTAGTAGATCTTTACTTGAGTTTCGATGGCCACAGTCCTGTCAGCCAAGTTGTGAACTTTGAGTATCGCACTCCTCCAATGCAGGACTGGATGATTTCTGCAGATGATAAGTCTATGTGGGAGGAGTTTAGACTTCAGATGAGGCTTGCTCACTTGCTCTTTTCTACCTCTAAGAGTCTTAACATTTTATCAAGTAAAGTATCACCAAATACCCTGAAAGCAGCTAAAATCTTTTCCCACAAAACTTCCCACGTTGCGAATGGTTGGGTGTGTATGGTTGAGTCGATAAAAAATAACAAGGTCTCTTTTCTAGAAGCAAAGGACAGCCTGTTTGACCTCGCTTTGAAAAACAAACTATGTGAATGGCTATTGGAAAGAATTGTTGACGGGTGTAAAACTTCTGACCACGATGATCAAGGTCAAGGAGTGATCCACTTGTGTGCTATCCTGAACTACACATGGGCTGTCAACCTATACACCTTGTCTGGCTTATCATTGGACTTTCGAGATAAATTTGGATGGACAGCTCTTCATTGGGCCGCATATTACGGAAGGtaatgttttcttgtttgtctTATCAAATTGCAGAATCTGGTACTTTACATAGATTTCTGAATAATTATTGCGTCCGCTGAGCAGAATTAATTACTCTTTCCTTTTCCCCCTCGTGTATGTCAGTGCTTCCCTCCATTCTTCACTTCCTTTTATTGTCAATGCCATAGATGTTCTTCTAAGCTAAGGCATGTTGAGGGAGAATTGTCTGGAGTAGGCCATACCTGCATCTTCATGACTCATATATTTCTTCTGTTGTTAGATTTTGGTAACTGCTTTCATCTGTTTGTTGCTTAGATTAAAAATATCCATTTCCAGGGAGAACATGGTTGCTGCTCTTCTATCTGCAGGAGCAAAGCCATACGTGGTCACAGACCCAAGTTCAGAGAATCCTGATGGATGCACTGCAGCTGATCTTGCATCTAGCAATGGCCATGATGGTTTAGCAGCTTTTCTTGCAGAGAAGGCTTTAGTATCACACTTCAAGGATATGACAATGGCTGGAAACGTAAGTGGCTCACTGCAAAGTAGCACACCTAACTCAGTAAACAACTGGAACCTCAATGAAGATGAGCTGTATCTGAAGGACAGTCTGGCAGCTTATCGAACAGCTGCTGATGCAGCAGCACGTATACAGGCTGCGTTCAGGGAGcaatcatttaaattacgtAAAAAAGCAGTCCAGGTTTCCACTCCAGAAGATGAAGCACGCAGCATAATTGCAGCAATGAAGATCCAGCATGCCTTCCGCAAGTATGAGATGGGAAAGAAGATGGCAGCTGCTGGACGAATTCAACATAGGTTCCGTACTTGGAAGATCCGAAAAGAATTTCTCAATATGCGACGTCAAGCAATCAAGATTCAAGTAAGAAATTCTTGTGCATCAACCAATATATCTATTCTCCACTAAAATTTGAAATCCTTTTATGTAGTCAATCTGAATGGTGATTTACGTCAGCCATTAtactctcttttctctttccaaTATATGATTATCAGCCTAAGAGTCATAGACACGAATTGGGTGTCATTCCCATGTCCAACAAAGTGGGGGCGTACATAACCATTGGGCATGCCTATTCTAATGGTGATATCTTTGGCACGTTGAAGTATATGTGGTCAATCTAAAGgaaaatctttttctttttctttttgtccgAATTGTAAAAATTGCCTTTTGGCAAAGCAAAGTAAGATTGCATACAAAAATACCATCGAAATCAGGGAGCCTCATGCACTTAAGACGCCCAAGTTGAATTATTTGGTTACTGGACTTGGTTGTTCTGGGGACAAAAGAAAAACTAATgtcttcattttcatttgttttgtgtGTTACATGCACTCGCATTGTcttgatttgataaattaacGGCGGACTAGTTACTCAAATTCGTATCATGCAGGCTGTTTTCCGGGGCTTCCAAATGCGGAAGCAGTATCGGAAGATTGTTTGGTCAGTTGGAATCCTTGAAAAAGTAATTCTGCGATGGCGTTTGAAGAAAAAAGGCTTCCGCGGGCTTCAGGTTTCCCCCACTGAAGCCATCAAAGATGAGCAGCAAGGAAGTAGTGTCGAAGAAGAATTTTTCCGAGCAAGCAGGAAACAAGCAGAAGAGCGTGTGGAGAGGTCTGTAGTACGGGTCCAAGCTATGTTTCGCTCAAAGGTAGCACAGCAAGAGTATCAGAGGATGAAGTCCGCCCTTAATGAAGCAAGGGTAGGCAATCTTTGCCCCTAATTATTAGTGACAACTAATTAATCTATTCCAATCTCTTAGTTAACTTCCTTTTGTGCAGCTGCAATACGAAGGTTCATTTCTCCTGGTACTGATATGGGATAGGAGATCAATACGGGGCCATAGGTTCCGGGCACTACCCAGAAATCTCAAGTCCTAGGGCAGTTACAGTAGCATTGGCAAAATGAAGGCTTTGGGTAAGTTTGTATTCTTGGCTGCAACAtgtacatcttgtaaatgcatgGATTAACGTTGTCCTGTAGTTTGGCCGCCCGCCCTTCCGTgtgttttatgaaaatgagggGCCATGATTTCACTTTACATGTTGTATTATTTCAGGTCCTAGCTGTTTTCTTTTGGGTTGGTATTACACGTCATTAGATTGTTGTTTTCACCTTTTAATCTGTAAACCTTATATAAGACATATAATAATTAGCGTTGCCATtatcattaaaagttaatatcTAATCACATCAGTTTCATCAGACAATATTTGATCTTTGTAGATCATCAAAATAGAATAAGAAATCGTCCATCAACTAATGACATTTCGCCAAGATCTTAACTATTACCTCCAAGTTCAACTTTGTTGTTTCTATTGCTCGCTTGAAATGGAAATGTTTTAAGGTATTTAGtgaactttttaaatatttttgtatataaagTGATATTAAattgaaacaatattttataacaaattaacaaaaccaaaattgtaactcaaaataaattcaactcGTGCATGTTCTATTTCTACGACTTCcctaataattgaaataattaaaagtatattttgcgATGGTATAGTCTTCAgacatattttataatattaaaaaaattataatattgacAAGTGaatagaaattgaaagagaacgtttatattttataaaaaaaaaaaagagttaatcCAAGGGATCtaagtatttaaaataatccCCTTCTAACTCCCCGTCTCACCCATAAAACTTGATTTTGTGGATCTACTTTGATATTCCTTGCTCATCTCATTTTATCAAAGTTTCGATTATTGAGGCCTGCAATTCTTAAAGCCCAATCCGCCTGGCCCAGCTCAGCCCGGCCGGCCCATCATAAGAAAGCCCGCAAAAGGGCAAAATAGTCACTTCAACCATCCGAGCTAGGGCTTCGCAAGAAATCATATAAGTAGCAAAGCGTCTTCGTCCTTCCCATTTCTTCTGTCCCGTTGGAAACCCTAACTCCCACCCGAGCGAGGCAAACAACGAACTGGTACATCCATTCGATCCTTTCGATTTCCCGTGTTTCTATGCAGACATGTGTAAATTTATAGATGATTCGTAGCTTTCGCTTTTTTGTTTGTGGCTGATTTTTTTGTCTTAATTGGGTGTtggccgaagaagaagaaatggcgAAGTCGAAGAACCACACGGCTCACAACCAGTCGTTCAAGGCTCACAAGAACGGCATCAAGAAGCCGAAAAGGCACCGCCACACTTCCACGAAAGGGGTACCTTCTATATTCACCTATCTATGTGTCGCGTCTTCGTATTCATTAATGCAAATCgtgttatttatttgttttctttgttgggAGCTTTAGATGGATCCGAAGTTCTTGAGGAACCAGAGGTATGCGAGGAAGCACAACAAGAAGAGTGGTGAGTCTGCCACAGAGGAAGAGTAGACACCACCCTATTGCTGAAACGTGTGTCTGATTAGCGTTCAATATGTTAATCTTGGAGCTAGTTTTACTTCTCTGTCAAACAATATTCATTAGAGTTTATATGGGTTTCTGAATGAGTGTGAACTCAACTGATTTCTGATTTTGTGGGATTTTAGTATTTGTGTTATTCAACATCCATTCGATCCTTTCGATTTCTGAGATTGTTTGTTTTGATATACTGCTTAAGATGGATATTGATTCTTGTTATTATGATTGTTTTATGGTAGTTTTTTAAGTAAGCTCTGTAGTTTCTAGACGGGGTGGAAAGCAAGGGTTTGCTTGAGAATAGCAAGCCTTGCTGGCAATAGTAAGGTTCTACTTTTGTGGCTGTCAGGTCACATGTTTGAATTGCGAATACAGCCTCTTTGTAATGTATGGGTAAGACTTTGTACAAAAAACTACTTTCTCCTAACCCTTGCAGTACTGGAAGTGGGAGGCTTGTGCACTAGGGATGCTCTTTTTATACTGAGAACAAAGTCAAATTATAGGTGTAATATGTGGTTTTGGATTGAGTTGCAAgcaaataataattgaatagatgccttttttttttgttgggggggggggggaggcggCAGGTGTTGCCCAATTTGTTCAGTTTGCCAGCCGATGAATTTGTTAGCGTGCTTTTCAGTACATGGGTTGTTCAAATGTCTGATCAAGGAGTTTGGAGGACATCACTTTGGTGTCAAAGAGAATGTTGGTCAGTCACTGCGTCTTCATTCATGAATTAGATTAGCCAGAGAACTAAATGACAAATGAGATCCTGCTTATGTCTTCATTATTGGTTTGTTTTATGTTCGGCTGAAATGTTTGTCAATATTGCTTGAATTATTTAAAGTCAATTTATTGTAAGGTGCAATTTTGTATTTAGCATAGAAATCCGTGATTATTAGGAATGGTCGGTTGGTTCTTCATCTGAGGTTTTGGCAGATTTATGAGTGTCTTGTGCAAGATCAGTAAATGTTGGGTGGGCCTTCGTGCAACCAAATGTTggaaatatctttttttttgtttgtttgttaggAATCCTTTCCATCAGAATGCAAATTTGTTGGTAACACAaacaattatttaaatgattgGCAGTTAGAACTTTATAGCTGTCCTTACATGTGAGATTAAAGCTTGATATGTTACTGTTATTCACTCCCCTATGTTCCCTGGCTTAGTGCTTTTCATGTTGAAACTTGTGAGACGAAAAATAACATGGCTTTGGGGAGTTAGAATAGTTGGTTCAGCCAGTTTTACATGTTCGCTGGGAATTAAGCTTGAAGCAGCTaggagttttcaattttacATGTACGGATTAAGCATTGCTGCTGCacagtttttattattataagaattttatttcatttagttTTATATGATTTTGCTTCAGAAATGAGGGGGGTTTTGGTTGAATTGGGGTAGGATGGGAATTGGCTTGGAAAGTATTGATGTATTGTTGTTTTTGATAGAATTGTTAATGAGGGATGAAGGGTTTTGATAGCAAGGAAAGGGGCGAGGAAAATTAAGTTTTTAGTCTGATGCGTTCGTTTTCAGCTTCtgtttatgattttcaaaaaataagacCACCTATGTCAATacatttgtttttgatttttttttttcttgtcctATCCCTCCGTGTTGCCATTTGATTTACAACTCGATTTGCATGGACAGTTTAACTAATTCAAGTTTAAGGTTGGTACTAGCCAGTGCCACCATTCTCGTTGGACAGTTCTTAGTTGGATTCAACTTCAAGGCTAGGTTCaaatacaaagaatattcttcatgttttaatttaaaaattatcctGGTTTTCTTCATGATTATAAGTTGTTTCAAATTACTTCatacaattatatttacattagCGTgtccataatattttatattctaacAAGAATTTTGTAACACATGCTCAAGGGAGGGGTTCATGTTACTTTTTTCTTGGGTACATGGGTTGATGAAACTTTTAAAATGTGGGGAATGCTGTAATTTAGTGAATGGTGGCTTCCACTTCCAATACAATaaattcaggaaaaaaaaagttaatctGCTTAGGGGTTAATTTTAATTGGTTTTTGGTctgttttggttttggttttggttgagAATGGtataagataaaaaagaattagttataataaatatatcagtaatatattattaaattgtaaattggATGATTCttgtttagatttttataaaaaatttatgtttggaTGATATACatttaaattctttatttttaaaaataaaaaaaaatagaatcgGTTAGATGGCAGTCTAAGCTCAATCTCAACCTCAATCCtaataatcaaatcaaaattcttaagaatttgtgtgtgtgtagtggAAGTGGGAAccaaataaatactaaatttcGTTGTTCGTCCACTTTTAATATTTCTGTTTTGGTTGGTTTTCACTTTAATGCTGATTTTTGTAGAGTCTTCaatatattcattcattcatgtatTCTAATAATTGATAACTTTTATGGTATGGGttaatatatgttttatttaacaGAAAAGATATATTAGCAGTCTTTATAATACACATTTTATACGTAAAGATTTGTGTTATATAATAGAACATATTTTTCTCACCGTACAAATCACCTTGATTTTTAGAATTTCCCCTGTGACTGAATTATTGGTTCACTTTACAGACTTCTGATATTAtattatgaaaaagaaaataaaaatattatttaggcatttttttttgaattcttggacattaatataaatataaatgtgataaaaaatattataattaaataacaaaaaattggggaaagaCACTTGGCATCATATTACTTGCCTGATgaatacgagagagagagagagagagagagattctttTATACAGGATAATATAATTACCCTGTATTTCAggtataaataacaaaaatgtattATTAACAAATTATTACTTGAGAAGATCATGTTTACAACTTGTTATGCATGCATGCAGCCAGCAGGTGGTGGAGTATGTATTTGCACAGTGGTTGATAGTTTATTAGTAATCaaatgttcttttatttttttgctgatttaaaatatgaaaaattaaagaattttgtttcgtaatatatttattattattataaagaaaggaagagatgTGAAGTAAAAAAGATGGGATTTGTGAATGGAATACAAATTTTTAAGGAGTAGTACAGTACAGCAGTGGTGtctttttagatatatatatatatatatatttggttactttatattaaaaatatattttttaatatcacattattattaaattaacgACACAATACATAACATATTCACATactattacatttttaaatcataattatatgacaactaataatattatataaaatttaaaaataaaataagaatttatctttatcaaatattttatatattcttatataataatgtataatgaggtataatattaattaatatcgCATCAGTATATATATTTCCTCCATCGCCATGCAAATTGCGGGAGTAACAGTGGCAATGGTACTTATGTAATTTCCTCAGAAAGAAGGGGCCGTTATCGGGATTTGGTTGTCTTACACTTGGAAATGGAATTGTAAGTGCTTTATTTCCGAAGGTCGGGCTCATACTCAAAGCCCTCAGGACTATTCGCGAGAGACAGAGAGGGACACGGAGGAGGgaaggaggagagagagagagagcattacAGGACGTCAATGGCGGTTTAGGGTTTTCAACTAATCTTCCAAAGTCCAAAACTGAGTATCCTAATTACTGTTTTGGCTTCCCCTCTTTCTCCCTCATCTTCGTAACAAACcctaatttcaattaaatcataTTCTCAGTTTACTTTCTGTTGCTCGTGAACTGCGAATTTTCACTTGGCGGAGACCGTAGGTGTGATGGCTACGCATGACAGGGCGTCCACGTCGAACAATTTGATGCAGGTGAGTGGCTGCACTGTTTAAGCAAGATTTTCGCTTTTGCCCTAGAATTGAAGTCAATATAGATCATTTCTTATTGCCTGCAGTTTTGGTGCTTCACATAGGAATCTtttagtctctctctctctctctctgtctgtgTCTCTGTCATAATTGTGGACTTAAAATTAGTGTTTATACTTCACTTAATTCATTTACTTCCCATGATGAGAAAGAGTAGTGCTCTCGCCGTGTCAGAATTCGGGTTGCTTCTTTGGGTGATTGTGGTGGGATTCCAGGTTGCTCAGGCTTGGTTTGTGTCGCTCGTTTCAGGGGaatttattttcacttttttatGGGTAAATAATTAACTCCTGCTTGCACCTAGACatgaaggatatatatatatatatatttttttggggtGGGGGCGGGGCGCTGGGGATGGAATTTCACCCGTGTGGCTGTGCTTCAATTTGGAAAGTCTTAGGCTATTAGGCTATAGTTACCTCTTGACACTGTAATAAGTAGCTCTGCTTAAAGATGTAAGTTTTACTGCTAACTTCTGGTTGTCTAAAGGGAGAACAGTTGAAAGCCTTTTCTGCTGATAGATGACTAAATGATGGAGTTACTAGTGTTAGAGATCTGAGTGAAGCAAGTACTCAAATAATACTTCATATATCTTGTGACAAGCTTGCCAAATGGTATATTCTTCTGGCACTAGGCATATGCCAATTTACATTTTGTCCATTTTGCATCAAGCACCTCCTGTTTattcattttatgtaatttttttgtgGTAGGTACTGGACAATAGCGATAGcagttttttcttctttattttttttgggtgttAATATTATGACGTGATTACTCAGCTCTCTTATCTTTTAGAGTTTCTCGAACTATCTTTTTGATTCCTACAGCTTGCTGTGCATTGGAGAAAGTATTATTTTTCAGCCAGTTTAATGATTGATTTTTTCTCGAAGTCTGGTTTTGATGGGGAGTGATACAGTCAGAAGAATTTATTATGCAAATTGCAGTAGTTGTTGCTTATTTTCCCTCCTATTTTACACAAATTCCATGCGCTCTGTTGGAATACATTGATGTTACCAATAGAAAGCAATTATTGCATGATGTTTTGGTGTACAAGTAGTGATGTAGTTCTGTACGGGTAGTTTTCCCTTTAgcaatcttggaaatttgaattttggagcTCATGTTTTGTGGCTGGCATTGCAGAACTCTTAGTACCTTACCTATTTAATTACTTAAAAGTTTCTCTTAAAAGGAATAATCAAATACGATGAACTGAAATTTGAAAACAAGAGAGGctatttttagtaattatagGTATTTGTTTTGAACTGGAATTGATAAGCTTAGTTGAGAAGCCCTTTTGGTTAAATGTGCTTATAGTGAATATTGGTCTCAAATTGGAATTATATGCATCTGACCATCTTTCAGAAGCCATTTCTCTCTAACTATAGCGATAATATACTATATTTGTCTACGAGCAAATAAAAGTTATACTGTATTTATTTCAATGATTGAATGAACCACTTTTATTCTGTTCCTGGAAGTCACCTTTGAGAAGCCTTTCCATAAAATTCTTTATCAATTTGTATTCTGTGACCATTCCTCTTGTATAGGAGGTACATTTGACATCATCTGTTATTATCTTTTAGTGGTACAGAGACGTGTGCTCCTACATATTTCTGAAATTATTGACGCaatgttctttaatttttctagtgGAATTCTGCTCTGCTCTTCATGGGTGAAAGCACTTCtgattctattatttatttcatttaaatttcagCGTGTTAAGGTCTACCGATTGAATGAAGATGGAAAGTGGGATGATCAAGGAACTGGGCATGTTACTGTTGATTATCTGGAGGTATGGTTATCTTCATTATTTAGCCTTCCATTTTCCTAACGGTGGGTAGTTGTGGTCAAAGTTCAGTTGCCTACAGAAttgatttttgaagaaaatcTAAATTCCATAACGCAGAGATCAGAAGAACTGGGTTTGTTTGTTATTGATGAAGACGACAATGAAACATTACTTTTGCACCGAATCAGTTCAGATGATATTTACCGAAAGCAAGAAGGTGGTCCTTTTGTTACCTGGCTTGTTATTGCAGTACTTCTTATTTCCTTTGGATTATTGGTTAATGTAGTTATTCTTCCTTTCTCGTCAACAGATACAATAATCTCTTGGAGAGATCC from Diospyros lotus cultivar Yz01 chromosome 4, ASM1463336v1, whole genome shotgun sequence includes the following:
- the LOC127799367 gene encoding calmodulin-binding transcription activator 6-like isoform X2, with translation MIGQASLISAQMDAPGQRLLAGSEIHGFFTMEDLDFVNILEEAKSRWLRPNEIYAILCNYHHFSIKAKPVNLPQSGAITLFDRKMLRNFRKDGHNWKKKKDGKTVKEAHEHLKVGNEERIHVYYAHGADNPAFVRRCYWLLDKSLENIVLVHYRDTQEGSPITPVDSSSASALSDPSPPWILFEETDSGADPAYHTAEKAELDLGDPMTFKSYEMRLHEINTLEWEELLVPDDPNKLAAPGGQNSERQNRFGMDGFLTNGTVLSANEVAAENSFGSLSKPGAQSNIHLNVLGPDSQMSEGQMNSKIQRKDSQLVTEGVAASDTLVKDSFQSQDSFGRLMNYILTDSPGSVDDPVLGSSIPTGHESSVSPMLDHLQPSALGETFSITDISPAWAFSTEETKILITGLFNEGQLHNATSTIYCICGGTCSPVEIVQSGVLRCMVSPHAPGLVDLYLSFDGHSPVSQVVNFEYRTPPMQDWMISADDKSMWEEFRLQMRLAHLLFSTSKSLNILSSKVSPNTLKAAKIFSHKTSHVANGWVCMVESIKNNKVSFLEAKDSLFDLALKNKLCEWLLERIVDGCKTSDHDDQGQGVIHLCAILNYTWAVNLYTLSGLSLDFRDKFGWTALHWAAYYGRENMVAALLSAGAKPYVVTDPSSENPDGCTAADLASSNGHDGLAAFLAEKALVSHFKDMTMAGNVSGSLQSSTPNSVNNWNLNEDELYLKDSLAAYRTAADAAARIQAAFREQSFKLRKKAVQVSTPEDEARSIIAAMKIQHAFRKYEMGKKMAAAGRIQHRFRTWKIRKEFLNMRRQAIKIQAVFRGFQMRKQYRKIVWSVGILEKVILRWRLKKKGFRGLQVSPTEAIKDEQQGSSVEEEFFRASRKQAEERVERSVVRVQAMFRSKVAQQEYQRMKSALNEARLQYEGSFLLVLIWDRRSIRGHRFRALPRNLKS
- the LOC127799367 gene encoding calmodulin-binding transcription activator 6-like isoform X1 produces the protein MIGQASLISAQMDAPGQRLLAGSEIHGFFTMEDLDFVNILEEAKSRWLRPNEIYAILCNYHHFSIKAKPVNLPQSGAITLFDRKMLRNFRKDGHNWKKKKDGKTVKEAHEHLKVGNEERIHVYYAHGADNPAFVRRCYWLLDKSLENIVLVHYRDTQELQGSPITPVDSSSASALSDPSPPWILFEETDSGADPAYHTAEKAELDLGDPMTFKSYEMRLHEINTLEWEELLVPDDPNKLAAPGGQNSERQNRFGMDGFLTNGTVLSANEVAAENSFGSLSKPGAQSNIHLNVLGPDSQMSEGQMNSKIQRKDSQLVTEGVAASDTLVKDSFQSQDSFGRLMNYILTDSPGSVDDPVLGSSIPTGHESSVSPMLDHLQPSALGETFSITDISPAWAFSTEETKILITGLFNEGQLHNATSTIYCICGGTCSPVEIVQSGVLRCMVSPHAPGLVDLYLSFDGHSPVSQVVNFEYRTPPMQDWMISADDKSMWEEFRLQMRLAHLLFSTSKSLNILSSKVSPNTLKAAKIFSHKTSHVANGWVCMVESIKNNKVSFLEAKDSLFDLALKNKLCEWLLERIVDGCKTSDHDDQGQGVIHLCAILNYTWAVNLYTLSGLSLDFRDKFGWTALHWAAYYGRENMVAALLSAGAKPYVVTDPSSENPDGCTAADLASSNGHDGLAAFLAEKALVSHFKDMTMAGNVSGSLQSSTPNSVNNWNLNEDELYLKDSLAAYRTAADAAARIQAAFREQSFKLRKKAVQVSTPEDEARSIIAAMKIQHAFRKYEMGKKMAAAGRIQHRFRTWKIRKEFLNMRRQAIKIQAVFRGFQMRKQYRKIVWSVGILEKVILRWRLKKKGFRGLQVSPTEAIKDEQQGSSVEEEFFRASRKQAEERVERSVVRVQAMFRSKVAQQEYQRMKSALNEARLQYEGSFLLVLIWDRRSIRGHRFRALPRNLKS
- the LOC127799368 gene encoding 60S ribosomal protein L29-1; this encodes MAKSKNHTAHNQSFKAHKNGIKKPKRHRHTSTKGMDPKFLRNQRYARKHNKKSGESATEEE